A single window of Oxyura jamaicensis isolate SHBP4307 breed ruddy duck chromosome 3, BPBGC_Ojam_1.0, whole genome shotgun sequence DNA harbors:
- the LOC118163759 gene encoding LOW QUALITY PROTEIN: cytoskeleton-associated protein 2-like (The sequence of the model RefSeq protein was modified relative to this genomic sequence to represent the inferred CDS: inserted 2 bases in 2 codons): MGQSHSPKAQGAESRRERLNPEPLQACRVHTGCIPKTQMAEDWRRQLEQWLTSKGKSYKWSPMMLSKRKPVREKLPVWSAVEEEEKAEKPEQLHLDKINNLLTECXKLIKEGVQSKELSAILSREPRAEKCAKFWIYNVKLLAWSSPFEVMXLCEATVCTGAAPLQELREVVCDILKTADEPPGGEQAEQPVPWEPMGEDETSQKQR, translated from the exons ATGGGCCAGTCTCACAGCCCCAAAGCTCAAGGGGCTGAGAGCAGGAGAGAGAGGCTGAACCCGGAGCCACTGCAGGCATGCAGGGTACACACAGGGTGCATCCCCAAGACCCAGATGGCTGAGGATTGGAGGAGACAACTGGAGCAGTGGTTGACATCCAAAGGCAAGTCCTACAAATGGTCACCTATGATGCTGTCCAAAAGAAAGCCAGTGAGAGAGAAGCTGCCCGTCTGGAGCGCTgttgaggaggaagagaaagcagagaagccTGAGCAGCTCCACTTGGACAAAATCAACAACCTGCTAACTGAGT CGAAGCTCATCAAGGAGGGTGTCCAGTCGAAGGAGCTCTCTGCAATTCTGTCCCGTGAGCCCCGAGCAGAGAAATGTGCCAAGTTCTGGATCTACAACGTGAAACTCCTTGCCTGGAGCAGCCCCTTTGAAGTGA AGCTGTGCGAAGCCACagtctgcactggtgcagcccCACTCCAGGAGCTCAGAGAAGTTGTCTGTGATATTCTGAAGACTGCAGATGAACCACCAGGAGGGGAGCAGGCCGAGCAGCCCGTGCCCTGGGAGCCCATGGGAGAAGATGAAACATCTCAGAAACAGAGATGA